A genomic segment from Clarias gariepinus isolate MV-2021 ecotype Netherlands chromosome 11, CGAR_prim_01v2, whole genome shotgun sequence encodes:
- the LOC128533456 gene encoding P2Y purinoceptor 14, producing MNNSNATQPPGCGGDPSGNSYNNSVFTREVIPVLYCLIFAAGLILNILAAWIFFKVPSTSGLVVYLKNMVVADLLMLFSFPWRVVSDLGHGGWYLKMVVCRYTAVLYYLGMYIGIVFMGLISLERYVKIVHASPCSPQPCSLRASNLLQRVTVSRCLALLSWAIMLLCMLPNSLLTNKPAAEGCSCMNLKSDLGLLWHKISAHTGVAIFWVTLVLMSFCYFSIAWQVYSSYQRVRRGSSNASRRSNQSIYSLLAVFFVCFVPYHALRVPYTLSQTFSNHFSDKTKFHFFQAKEATQFMASFNVCLDPLIYFLMCRTFRELLMRKFSRTKAVNVMPSVTNRLSTSNL from the coding sequence ATGAACAACAGCAATGCCACTCAGCCCCCTGGTTGCGGAGGCGATCCAAGTGGGAACAGCTATAACAACAGTGTCTTTACACGTGAGGTGATCCCAGTGCTGTATTGTCTGATCTTCGCCGCTGGTCTGATCCTAAATATCTTGGCAGCATGGATCTTCTTCAAAGTACCCAGCACTTCAGGACTGGTGGTGTACCTaaaaaacatggtggtggctgACCTTCTCATGCTGTTCTCCTTTCCTTGGCGTGTGGTTAGTGACCTTGGCCATGGTGGATGGTATCTGAAAATGGTGGTGTGCCGCTACACAGCTGTGCTCTACTACTTAGGCATGTATATAGGGATAGTCTTCATGGGCCTCATCAGTCTGGAACGGTATGTCAAGATCGTGCATGCGTCCCCATGTTCACCCCAGCCTTGCTCTTTAAGAGCTTCAAATTTACTGCAGCGGGTGACTGTATCCAGGTGCCTGGCGCTTCTGTCCTGGGCTATAATGCTACTCTGTATGCTTCCCAACTCACTGCTGACCAACAAGCCTGCTGCAGAAGGCTGCTCCTGCATGAATCTTAAGAGTGATCTCGGACTACTATGGCATAAGATCTCTGCCCACACAGGTGTGGCCATCTTCTGGGTGACACTTGTGTTAATGTCTTTCTGCTACTTTTCTATAGCCTGGCAGGTGTACAGCTCCTACCAAAGGGTAAGGCGAGGCAGCAGTAATGCAAGCCGCAGGTCTAACCAAAGCATTTACAGCCTACTAGCTGTGTTTTTTGTCTGCTTTGTGCCATATCATGCTTTACGAGTGCCCTACACATTGAGTCAGACGTTTTCCAATCATTTTAGCGATAAAACCAAATTCCATTTCTTCCAGGCCAAAGAGGCCACACAGTTCATGGCTTCATTTAATGTATGTCTAGACCCTCTGATCTACTTCCTCATGTGTAGAACATTCCGAGAGTTACTGATGCGAAAGTTTTCTAGGACCAAGGCTGTTAATGTGATGCCATCTGTTACCAACAGACTAAGCACAAGTAATTTATAG